A stretch of Kaistella flava (ex Peng et al. 2021) DNA encodes these proteins:
- the tilS gene encoding tRNA lysidine(34) synthetase TilS, with protein sequence MLNLKTFRHCIAGLYADYRNAKFLLAISGGADSMVLLHLFKSSDLQFEVAHINYKLRGVDSDADQKIVEEFCKQNNIPFHLYQVSGKDNKPKNSIQDWARIIRYDFFRKIQQEENLNFIATAHHLNDQLETFIIHLSKASGIKGLSGIPADENEILRPLLGFSKQEIYDFAKENEIEFREDLSNQKSDYLRNKIRHEIVPKLMEINEHFLENFGKSISFLNQTKNFVDEKVSDIEKEIIINNEDYLVINKELFLNQSDFIQFEILRKYGFNDVEEIVKIKKAETGKKFISSEYELMIDREIFTIQKIANEVEKVNDEEITLIINSENQIIFPENIKNEIKELGRFNWKIDAEKTLLPLKLRRKKVGDLFHPIGMIGKKKISKFCKDEKITILAQQKTWLLCDRNDDILGVIPFRQDRRFAASKESSEIIKVKL encoded by the coding sequence TTGCTTAATTTAAAGACTTTTCGGCATTGTATAGCAGGACTTTACGCTGATTACAGAAATGCAAAATTTCTGCTTGCAATAAGTGGTGGCGCTGATTCTATGGTCTTGCTTCATTTATTTAAATCTTCGGATCTACAATTTGAAGTTGCTCATATTAACTACAAACTTCGTGGAGTTGATTCTGATGCTGATCAAAAGATTGTGGAGGAATTTTGCAAACAAAATAATATTCCTTTTCATCTCTATCAAGTTTCTGGAAAAGATAACAAACCGAAAAATTCAATTCAAGATTGGGCGAGAATTATTCGTTATGATTTCTTTCGAAAAATTCAGCAAGAGGAGAATTTAAATTTTATTGCTACTGCGCATCATTTAAATGATCAACTGGAAACTTTTATTATTCATCTTTCAAAAGCTTCCGGGATTAAAGGTTTGAGTGGGATTCCCGCTGACGAAAATGAAATCCTTCGTCCGCTTCTTGGTTTTTCTAAACAAGAGATTTATGACTTTGCTAAAGAAAATGAAATTGAATTCCGGGAAGATCTATCCAATCAAAAAAGTGATTATTTAAGGAATAAAATTCGACATGAAATTGTTCCTAAATTGATGGAAATCAATGAACACTTTTTAGAAAACTTTGGTAAAAGCATTTCGTTTTTGAATCAAACTAAAAACTTCGTTGATGAAAAAGTTTCAGACATTGAAAAAGAAATCATCATTAACAATGAAGATTATTTAGTCATTAATAAAGAGCTCTTTTTGAATCAAAGTGATTTTATTCAATTTGAAATCTTGAGGAAATATGGATTTAATGATGTTGAAGAAATTGTAAAAATCAAAAAAGCTGAAACTGGAAAGAAATTTATTTCCAGTGAATATGAATTAATGATTGATCGCGAAATTTTCACCATTCAAAAAATTGCAAATGAAGTTGAAAAAGTAAATGATGAGGAAATTACGTTGATCATTAATTCAGAAAACCAAATCATTTTCCCCGAAAACATTAAGAACGAAATCAAAGAATTAGGACGTTTTAATTGGAAAATTGACGCTGAAAAAACGCTATTACCTTTAAAGTTAAGACGTAAAAAAGTAGGCGATTTATTCCATCCCATTGGAATGATAGGTAAAAAGAAGATCTCAAAATTTTGTAAGGATGAAAAAATCACTATTTTAGCCCAGCAAAAAACCTGGCTTTTATGCGATCGAAATGACGACATTTTAGGAGTAATTCCTTTTCGCCAGGACCGAAGATTCGCGGCATCAAAAGAAAGTTCAGAAATCATAAAAGTAAAATTATAG
- a CDS encoding 3-deoxy-D-manno-octulosonic acid transferase, whose amino-acid sequence MFLYNLFIRLLISTMRIGAVFNYKLKKGLAGRRQSCDLVKAKFSKEDKIIWMHAASLGEYEQGLPVLEKLKGQYPTHKILVTFFSPSGYDNVIKKATIADVVCYLPFDTEKWVKEFTSNFKTDIFFTVKYDYWYHLLEELKNQGAKIYVVSALFYETQIFFKVYGSWFVKQLKKNVDFFFHQTQHSTALAKGIGLKNSVTAGDTRFDRVKKLRDRDNTVEFIDEFKLDHTTIVFGSSWEAEERLAEIILAKNKEVKIIIAPHDLKRVAHLKTLFPTAILYSQITDKQSLRFLNVKVLIIDCIGLLSKLYSYGDLAIVGGGFHSKGLHNILEAATFGIPVFFGDQYTKNPEADELVAKNGGKSFEDEFFAAPYILSLLKDENYRLKMGDNAKNFIDSQPNASDFVFQKICKN is encoded by the coding sequence ATGTTTTTATACAATCTCTTCATTCGTTTGCTGATTTCCACCATGAGAATTGGCGCAGTTTTTAATTATAAATTAAAAAAAGGTTTAGCAGGAAGAAGGCAAAGTTGTGATTTGGTAAAAGCGAAATTTTCGAAGGAGGATAAAATTATTTGGATGCATGCCGCAAGTTTAGGCGAATATGAACAGGGACTTCCGGTCTTAGAAAAACTAAAGGGTCAATATCCAACTCATAAGATTTTAGTTACTTTTTTCTCACCGTCAGGATATGATAATGTGATTAAAAAAGCTACGATTGCAGACGTCGTTTGTTATCTTCCATTTGATACTGAAAAATGGGTAAAAGAGTTTACTTCAAATTTTAAAACGGATATTTTCTTCACTGTTAAATATGATTATTGGTATCATCTTTTAGAAGAACTAAAAAATCAGGGCGCAAAAATATATGTTGTTTCTGCGTTGTTTTATGAAACACAAATTTTCTTTAAAGTGTACGGAAGTTGGTTCGTGAAACAATTGAAGAAAAATGTAGATTTCTTTTTTCACCAAACTCAGCATTCTACGGCCTTGGCGAAAGGAATAGGATTGAAAAATTCTGTAACAGCTGGTGATACTCGATTTGACCGTGTGAAAAAACTGCGCGACCGAGATAATACGGTGGAGTTTATTGATGAATTTAAACTGGATCACACGACGATTGTTTTTGGAAGTTCCTGGGAAGCTGAAGAACGGTTGGCAGAAATTATCCTCGCAAAAAATAAAGAGGTGAAGATAATTATTGCGCCACACGATTTAAAAAGAGTGGCTCATTTGAAAACATTATTTCCAACAGCGATTCTTTATTCTCAGATTACGGACAAACAATCCTTGCGATTCTTAAATGTAAAAGTGCTGATTATTGATTGTATTGGCTTGCTTTCTAAATTGTATTCATACGGAGATTTAGCGATTGTAGGCGGAGGTTTTCATTCGAAAGGACTTCATAACATTCTGGAAGCAGCAACATTCGGAATTCCTGTTTTCTTCGGAGATCAATATACCAAGAATCCGGAAGCTGATGAACTCGTTGCCAAAAATGGAGGAAAATCTTTTGAAGATGAATTTTTCGCAGCGCCTTATATTTTAAGTTTGTTAAAAGATGAAAATTATCGTCTTAAAATGGGTGATAATGCGAAGAATTTTATTGATTCTCAACCGAATGCTTCTGATTTTGTCTTTCAAAAGATTTGTAAAAATTAA
- a CDS encoding O-methyltransferase has translation MSFFEEQCPEMDRYLENHTSAEPEILKRLRRETFQKTTQPHMISGYLQGRLLSILSKMSNPKNILEIGTFTGYATLCLVEGLSKDGKITTLDINEELSYLPKKYFQESEYSGQIDFQLKDAKVFLKETEEVFDFVFIDADKENYVEYFNLIKPRIKSGAIVLFDNVLWYGKVLEEDPKQKSTQIIKELNEMASKDEDFENVILPLRDGLHLIRKK, from the coding sequence ATGAGTTTTTTTGAAGAACAATGTCCAGAGATGGATCGCTATTTAGAAAATCATACTTCGGCGGAACCTGAGATTTTGAAAAGATTACGAAGAGAAACTTTTCAAAAAACCACGCAGCCTCACATGATTTCCGGTTATCTGCAAGGACGACTTTTATCGATTTTGTCTAAAATGAGCAATCCTAAAAATATTCTGGAGATTGGAACTTTTACCGGTTATGCGACTTTGTGTTTAGTAGAAGGTTTATCTAAAGATGGGAAAATAACGACTTTAGATATTAATGAAGAACTGTCTTATTTACCGAAAAAGTATTTTCAGGAAAGTGAATATTCAGGGCAGATTGATTTTCAGTTAAAAGATGCAAAAGTGTTTTTAAAAGAAACTGAGGAGGTTTTCGATTTCGTTTTCATCGATGCCGACAAAGAAAATTATGTAGAATATTTTAATTTAATAAAGCCCAGAATAAAAAGTGGAGCGATCGTCCTTTTTGATAATGTATTGTGGTACGGAAAAGTTTTGGAAGAAGATCCGAAGCAAAAATCCACGCAAATAATCAAAGAACTTAATGAGATGGCTTCAAAAGATGAAGATTTCGAAAATGTTATTTTACCTTTGCGCGACGGACTTCATTTAATCAGAAAAAAATAA
- a CDS encoding flagellar motor protein MotB, whose translation MNIGKIGAVLGMAVLMTSCVSKKQFDALNTNYNQCITNVGERQREIQDLKGLNSGLASENVLLKGQNDALKSSLDACLSNSGKGSANIDKLIGEINSSNKYIKQLISTNSKNDSLNLALSNKLKRSLDNIADGDVQVKVLKGVVMISLSDNMLYKTGDYNILPAAQDVLGKVAKVINDYDTYSVLIEGNTDNVPLNSTNVPKDNWDLSALRATSMAKVLQTKFGVNPARITAGGRSEYNPKTTNASVSGRTENRRTEIIIMPKLDEFMKLMDIAPVKN comes from the coding sequence ATGAATATCGGAAAAATAGGAGCCGTTTTAGGAATGGCAGTATTGATGACTTCTTGTGTGAGCAAGAAGCAATTTGATGCATTGAATACCAATTACAATCAATGTATCACTAATGTTGGGGAAAGACAACGTGAGATTCAGGATTTGAAAGGGTTGAATTCTGGTTTAGCAAGCGAAAACGTTTTACTAAAAGGTCAGAATGATGCTTTGAAATCTTCACTAGATGCTTGTTTGTCTAACAGTGGAAAAGGTTCGGCCAATATTGATAAATTGATTGGAGAGATTAATTCTTCGAACAAATATATCAAACAGTTGATTTCTACCAATTCTAAAAATGACAGTTTGAACTTGGCTTTATCTAATAAACTGAAACGTTCTTTGGATAATATCGCTGATGGTGATGTGCAGGTAAAAGTGTTAAAAGGAGTGGTAATGATTTCTTTGTCTGACAACATGTTGTACAAAACAGGAGATTATAACATTTTACCAGCGGCTCAAGATGTATTAGGAAAAGTAGCGAAAGTAATTAATGACTACGATACTTATTCTGTATTGATCGAAGGTAACACTGATAATGTTCCATTGAACTCTACTAATGTGCCAAAAGACAACTGGGATCTATCTGCCTTGAGAGCAACTTCAATGGCGAAAGTTCTTCAAACAAAATTCGGTGTTAACCCAGCGAGAATTACTGCTGGTGGACGAAGCGAGTACAACCCGAAAACGACCAACGCGTCAGTTTCTGGAAGAACAGAGAACAGAAGAACAGAAATCATCATTATGCCTAAGCTTGATGAGTTTATGAAATTAATGGATATTGCTCCAGTGAAAAACTAA
- a CDS encoding C40 family peptidase: MNKGICTVSVAAIRAEQSHQSEMTSQLLYGETVDILETKGKFIKVKMDFDGYEGWIDAQQISEISEEYFLERKTELVLNPIQMYNTSQGAILLSMGSEVNSEKTEPLFLNVETISETAKQFLNIPYLWSGRSFFGIDCSGFVQLIYKVHGISLPREAQQQSEIGEVLSFVEESKPGDLAFFENEEGKITHVGMMLNDQEIIHASGKVRIDSLDSTGIFNKELNKHTHKLRFLRSNF; the protein is encoded by the coding sequence ATGAACAAAGGAATTTGTACAGTTTCGGTGGCTGCAATTCGCGCAGAGCAATCTCATCAGTCAGAAATGACTTCGCAACTTCTATATGGAGAAACCGTTGATATTCTTGAAACTAAAGGAAAGTTCATCAAGGTCAAAATGGATTTTGATGGTTATGAAGGTTGGATTGATGCACAACAGATTTCTGAAATCTCCGAAGAATATTTTCTTGAAAGAAAAACTGAATTGGTATTGAATCCGATTCAAATGTATAACACTTCACAAGGTGCCATCTTATTGTCCATGGGAAGTGAAGTGAATTCTGAAAAAACAGAACCTTTATTTTTAAACGTCGAAACTATTTCAGAAACCGCTAAACAATTTCTAAACATTCCTTATCTCTGGAGTGGCAGAAGTTTTTTCGGAATTGATTGTAGCGGATTCGTACAATTGATTTATAAAGTTCACGGAATTTCTTTACCAAGAGAAGCTCAGCAACAATCAGAAATCGGCGAAGTCTTAAGTTTCGTTGAAGAAAGTAAACCTGGCGATTTAGCCTTTTTTGAAAATGAGGAAGGAAAGATTACCCACGTTGGAATGATGCTTAATGATCAGGAAATAATCCACGCTTCCGGAAAGGTTAGAATTGACTCTTTAGATTCCACCGGAATTTTTAACAAAGAACTCAATAAACACACTCATAAACTGCGATTTTTACGCAGTAACTTTTAA